Proteins encoded in a region of the Novibacillus thermophilus genome:
- a CDS encoding sodium:solute symporter family protein produces MVNLVFFTVLVVYVAVGAFITRYVKNSDDFYIMGEKGSTVLIVGTLAATYLSATTLMGIAGQSYSEGPLIIAALGSFGAWIGTLLAVVYVGRRMKAIGCKTMPDFFEKRFNHKWVSTVAILIMIVGLLGYGVIQFIGAGLIISEITNISFPVIIVAFTVAMLVFSALGGMFGVVVTDTLMFFTMLAISVVIAPMIIGQAGFEEMKGLSETLSGYWTVQGAADRPLGWSISQFLVWILFFTCMPALVSRVFPAKNDFVILKVAIIGVFFAPFMQLTVFLAAAGLQVLQPGIEDTDKVMVIGFLEHTPSFVAGIGLAGVMASILSTASTLFVLLGFALSRDLYEKLFNKKLSERQSLLAGRMGQLIVGAVVCAIAIARPSAIYWISIYAGSIFAVGWLPTIVASFEWKRMNSKAALASMITGVASFIVVGELVSAGWVTLPEHIDELMIALMFSVIALVVTAMLTKPNQYELNYFQQMKNTSMSQITIKEVLSKPDGLMELKKQYRFIVMYAVVFTVISAAIWGYFFIKLGL; encoded by the coding sequence TTGGTTAATCTCGTATTTTTTACGGTTCTCGTCGTATACGTTGCCGTTGGAGCTTTTATCACGCGTTACGTCAAAAACAGTGACGACTTTTACATCATGGGAGAAAAAGGTTCCACCGTGTTGATCGTGGGCACACTGGCTGCCACATATTTGAGTGCGACCACTTTGATGGGCATAGCCGGCCAGTCTTACAGCGAAGGACCGTTGATCATCGCGGCCTTAGGGTCTTTTGGCGCCTGGATCGGGACGCTGCTCGCAGTCGTTTACGTTGGGCGGAGAATGAAAGCGATAGGCTGTAAAACGATGCCGGATTTCTTTGAGAAGCGCTTTAATCATAAATGGGTCAGCACTGTGGCGATTCTGATCATGATTGTCGGTCTGCTTGGCTACGGCGTAATCCAATTCATCGGTGCCGGCTTGATTATAAGCGAGATCACGAATATTTCCTTCCCAGTTATAATTGTCGCTTTCACCGTTGCCATGCTCGTCTTTTCTGCTTTGGGCGGCATGTTCGGCGTCGTGGTCACTGACACGTTGATGTTTTTTACAATGCTCGCGATCTCCGTCGTGATTGCCCCGATGATTATCGGACAAGCCGGTTTCGAGGAAATGAAAGGGTTATCTGAAACGTTGAGTGGTTATTGGACCGTTCAGGGAGCTGCCGATCGACCGTTAGGCTGGTCCATCTCTCAATTCCTTGTATGGATTTTGTTTTTTACTTGCATGCCGGCACTAGTGTCAAGGGTTTTTCCCGCCAAAAACGATTTTGTTATTTTAAAGGTGGCCATCATCGGGGTGTTTTTCGCGCCTTTCATGCAACTGACGGTCTTTTTGGCAGCTGCTGGTTTGCAAGTGTTGCAGCCGGGGATCGAAGATACGGATAAAGTGATGGTCATTGGCTTTCTTGAGCACACCCCGTCTTTTGTCGCCGGCATTGGGTTAGCCGGGGTCATGGCTTCCATTTTGTCCACCGCCTCTACGCTGTTCGTCCTGCTCGGCTTCGCCTTGTCGCGGGACTTGTACGAGAAGTTGTTCAACAAAAAGTTGTCCGAGCGCCAGAGTCTGTTAGCAGGCCGCATGGGCCAACTCATTGTGGGTGCCGTTGTGTGCGCCATTGCCATCGCCCGCCCTTCAGCCATATATTGGATATCGATCTACGCGGGATCCATTTTTGCCGTTGGATGGTTGCCGACCATAGTGGCCAGTTTTGAGTGGAAGCGGATGAACAGTAAAGCAGCGCTGGCGAGCATGATAACGGGCGTGGCGAGTTTTATTGTCGTGGGAGAGTTAGTCAGTGCAGGATGGGTTACATTACCGGAACACATCGATGAGCTCATGATTGCCCTCATGTTTTCAGTGATTGCATTAGTGGTGACTGCCATGCTGACAAAACCCAACCAGTACGAATTGAACTATTTCCAACAGATGAAAAACACTAGCATGTCCCAAATTACCATCAAGGAAGTTTTATCTAAACCTGATGGTTTGATGGAGTTGAAGAAGCAGTACAGGTTCATTGTCATGTATGCCGTCGTTTTCACTGTCATTTCTGCCGCAATCTGGGGGTATTTCTTCATCAAGCTAGGTTTGTAA
- a CDS encoding sigma-54 interaction domain-containing protein, giving the protein MSEIKEYVRTFNIFNTLSDGIYISDARGKTIWLNDASERIIGRKREELIGRNVRELENEKVFYPSVTRLTLEKQRTVSTVQTSKNGQKHLVTGNLLKSPNGDIELVVVHSRDITEAVRTSLQLEETEALLRKYSQELRKMKMLVQSSEPSSDLVGKSKRFRELLDLCERVASVDTTVLLTGETGVGKSTVAQFIHQLSHRNKQPFVEINCSTIPETLLESELFGYEKGTFTGASRTGKTGLVETAEKGTLFLDEIGELPLSIQPKLLKLLQDKTYLPLGSTKSKTADIRIIAATNQNLEKLVRENRFRTDLFYRLNVLPIHIPPLRERKDDIVHLAQSFLNKFNSIYGSNKTFSPQAYDVLQNYDWPGNIRELENLVERVIITSPQQEISANDLPDSLKKASPLAWIKQDAHGCETFPQLLESIEKEWIQRALRKHGSTRKAAKALGMTQSAIMRRMKKYGLNR; this is encoded by the coding sequence ATGTCGGAAATCAAGGAATATGTTCGTACTTTTAACATTTTTAATACGCTTTCAGATGGGATTTACATTTCGGATGCGAGGGGAAAGACGATTTGGCTCAATGATGCCAGTGAAAGAATAATCGGGAGAAAGCGGGAGGAACTCATCGGGCGGAACGTCCGTGAGTTGGAAAACGAGAAGGTCTTTTATCCGTCCGTCACGCGCTTAACGTTAGAAAAACAGAGGACCGTGAGTACGGTTCAAACGTCCAAAAACGGACAGAAACATCTGGTGACGGGAAATTTGTTGAAAAGTCCAAACGGTGACATAGAGCTCGTCGTCGTCCACTCTCGCGACATTACAGAAGCTGTCCGCACGTCTTTACAGTTGGAGGAGACGGAGGCGCTATTGCGAAAATACAGTCAAGAACTGCGCAAAATGAAAATGCTGGTCCAATCCTCGGAACCGTCCAGCGATCTCGTCGGAAAGAGCAAACGCTTTAGAGAGCTCCTCGATCTGTGCGAAAGGGTGGCATCGGTGGATACGACCGTTCTACTCACCGGGGAGACGGGGGTCGGGAAAAGTACGGTTGCCCAATTCATTCACCAGCTCAGTCACCGCAACAAACAGCCGTTTGTCGAGATCAACTGCAGTACGATCCCCGAGACATTGCTGGAATCGGAGCTTTTCGGTTACGAGAAAGGCACGTTTACCGGAGCGAGCCGCACCGGCAAAACCGGGCTTGTGGAAACAGCGGAAAAGGGGACGCTCTTTCTGGATGAGATCGGTGAGCTTCCTCTTTCAATCCAGCCGAAACTGCTCAAACTTTTACAAGATAAGACGTATTTGCCACTGGGCAGCACAAAGTCCAAAACCGCCGATATCCGGATCATCGCCGCCACGAATCAAAATCTGGAGAAGCTCGTGCGAGAAAACCGCTTTCGGACGGATTTATTTTACCGGCTAAACGTGCTCCCCATTCACATTCCGCCCTTGCGCGAAAGAAAGGACGACATCGTCCATTTGGCACAAAGTTTCTTAAATAAATTCAACAGTATTTACGGGTCAAACAAAACATTTTCTCCTCAAGCTTATGACGTCTTGCAAAACTACGATTGGCCGGGAAATATACGAGAACTTGAAAACTTGGTAGAACGTGTGATCATTACGTCTCCCCAACAGGAAATTTCAGCCAACGATTTGCCGGATTCGCTAAAAAAGGCCTCTCCATTGGCCTGGATCAAGCAAGACGCGCACGGTTGCGAAACCTTTCCCCAATTGCTGGAAAGCATTGAAAAAGAGTGGATTCAACGGGCTTTGCGAAAGCACGGTTCGACCCGAAAAGCGGCCAAAGCGTTAGGAATGACCCAGTCGGCCATTATGAGGCGGATGAAGAAATACGGTTTAAACAGATGA
- a CDS encoding peptidase, which yields MTDWKEKIISWMERAEPVATKWLSQLVQCDSTTGREKDAQRITRDILVEMGAKVDMWEPEGDTLINHPLFNTTRTDFTDSPNVVGVFKGTGGGRSMILNGHIDVVPEGDREQWESDPWSGTVKKGKLYGRGSTDMKGGNVAALLAVKCLTDLRVRLKGDVIFESVIEEESGGAGSLAAALRGYRADAAIIPEPTDMKIFPKTQGSMWFRLYVPGLSAHGGTRYEGVSAIDKAFLVVQAIRKLEEERNAEIQDPLYAQTPIPVPINIGKIKGGSWPSAVADEVVLEGRMGVKPEEDLVAARESLERAIRKLCQQDEWLEKHPVKVEWFGARWVPSNLSSEHPLIRSLSEQYQTVMDQEPEIEASPWATDAGMLQTAAKTPTVVFGPGVTAVAHYPNEYIPLQRILDCAKVIALTLIHWCGIDDC from the coding sequence ATGACGGATTGGAAAGAAAAGATTATATCCTGGATGGAACGTGCGGAACCTGTTGCCACGAAGTGGTTGAGTCAGCTCGTACAGTGCGACAGTACGACTGGACGTGAAAAAGACGCACAGCGGATTACGCGGGACATCTTAGTCGAGATGGGTGCCAAAGTCGACATGTGGGAACCGGAAGGAGATACGCTGATAAACCATCCTTTGTTTAATACGACGAGGACTGATTTTACAGACAGTCCGAATGTCGTCGGGGTGTTTAAAGGAACAGGTGGCGGAAGATCCATGATCTTAAACGGCCACATTGATGTAGTGCCAGAGGGTGACCGGGAACAGTGGGAGAGTGACCCTTGGAGCGGAACAGTGAAGAAAGGGAAACTTTACGGGCGCGGCAGCACGGACATGAAAGGGGGCAATGTGGCTGCTCTGCTGGCGGTCAAGTGTTTGACAGACTTGCGTGTCCGGTTAAAGGGGGATGTGATTTTCGAAAGCGTGATCGAAGAAGAGAGTGGAGGGGCAGGCTCCCTTGCAGCGGCGCTCCGTGGATACCGCGCAGACGCGGCCATTATCCCCGAACCGACGGACATGAAAATATTCCCGAAAACGCAGGGTTCTATGTGGTTCCGGCTATACGTGCCAGGCTTGTCTGCCCACGGGGGAACGCGGTACGAAGGCGTCAGCGCCATCGACAAAGCGTTTCTCGTCGTCCAGGCCATTCGCAAGCTGGAGGAGGAGCGGAATGCTGAGATTCAAGATCCCCTCTATGCCCAAACGCCGATTCCTGTACCCATTAATATCGGGAAAATCAAGGGTGGAAGCTGGCCGTCGGCGGTTGCCGACGAAGTCGTTTTGGAAGGGAGGATGGGTGTCAAACCTGAAGAAGACCTTGTTGCTGCCCGTGAATCTTTGGAACGCGCGATACGTAAACTTTGCCAGCAAGATGAGTGGTTGGAGAAACATCCGGTAAAAGTTGAATGGTTCGGAGCTCGATGGGTCCCGAGCAACTTGAGTTCAGAACACCCTTTGATTCGTTCGCTGAGTGAACAGTATCAAACGGTCATGGACCAAGAACCAGAGATAGAAGCGTCACCTTGGGCGACAGATGCTGGCATGTTGCAGACAGCAGCGAAGACACCGACTGTTGTGTTTGGACCTGGCGTCACGGCGGTAGCTCACTATCCAAATGAATACATCCCTCTGCAGCGGATTCTGGATTGTGCGAAAGTGATCGCTCTCACGTTGATCCATTGGTGCGGGATAGACGACTGTTAA
- a CDS encoding Zn-dependent hydrolase produces the protein MVVANFTNEEGARFEPSMLGSGGLSGVYDSEYIFSRQDRDGRTFGEELQRIGYKGKPENRLKDIYRYVELHVEQGPYLESSGHSIGAVEGVQGIACLQVNVKGEQDHAGTTPMETRKDALVTAAKMIADLNRLARESDEGTKVTVGRMSVEPNVSNCVPGEVTFTVDIRHYDDEIRNRTIEMVKDRLGTLAGVEDVELQIELLWHTPSTAFAKDVVNLILEGAQYFRYPARTITSGAGHDAQHIHKIAPSAMIFVPSVHGKSHCAEEFTAMDDIEKGANTLLYVTYRLAGHTKP, from the coding sequence ATTGTCGTCGCGAATTTTACTAATGAGGAAGGGGCCCGTTTTGAGCCTTCCATGCTGGGCTCAGGAGGCCTTTCAGGCGTCTATGATTCCGAATACATTTTCTCCCGACAAGATCGAGACGGTCGAACGTTCGGCGAAGAACTCCAACGAATTGGATACAAGGGAAAGCCGGAAAACCGCCTGAAGGACATTTACCGTTACGTTGAGCTCCATGTCGAGCAAGGCCCTTATCTGGAGTCCAGCGGCCATTCGATTGGGGCTGTTGAAGGGGTCCAGGGCATCGCTTGTTTGCAAGTCAATGTGAAAGGAGAACAGGACCATGCGGGGACGACACCGATGGAGACGCGCAAAGACGCACTTGTAACAGCCGCGAAAATGATAGCGGATCTCAATCGGTTAGCAAGAGAGAGCGACGAGGGCACCAAAGTGACGGTCGGGCGCATGTCTGTCGAGCCCAATGTGAGTAATTGCGTACCCGGTGAAGTCACCTTTACTGTGGATATTCGGCATTATGATGATGAGATTCGCAACCGCACGATTGAAATGGTAAAAGACCGTTTAGGAACCTTGGCCGGCGTGGAAGATGTGGAGTTGCAAATCGAACTGTTATGGCATACGCCTTCCACCGCGTTTGCCAAAGACGTTGTGAATCTCATTCTAGAAGGGGCCCAGTACTTTCGTTACCCTGCTCGGACGATCACCAGCGGTGCCGGCCACGATGCTCAACATATCCACAAAATAGCACCGTCGGCGATGATCTTTGTGCCAAGTGTTCACGGTAAAAGCCATTGCGCAGAAGAGTTTACCGCTATGGACGACATCGAAAAAGGCGCGAACACTTTACTGTACGTCACCTATCGACTAGCTGGTCATACAAAACCGTGA